The sequence below is a genomic window from bacterium.
GACCGCCGGCGCGGAGCGGCGCGGCGACCGCGTAGCCTCCGCGCGTCCGCCGTTGCCCGTCGATTAACACATCAGGGGTGAGGAGGTCGCCGATGACTGGTCGCATCGCGTTCGCCATCATCCTGCTCACCGTCCATGGCGCCGCCGCGCAGCCGCGCGAGCCCGAGCGCGCCGTCCTGCCGGGGCTGATCGTCGACGCCGCGACGGCGCCGCGCGACGCGCGCGGCGCGCCGGACGAGACACGCATCCGCGGCGCGCGCGCCTGGCGTCCGCGCGCCCCCGCGGTCGCGGCGCGTGATGCGGAGCTCGAGGCGCTGCGCGACGACGCCGCGGCGAGCGCCGGCGGGGCCGACTTCGTCCCCGTCCCGGTCTTCCCGAGCGACGCGCGCGCGCCGGCGCGCATGGATTCCGGCGATCCCGACCCCGACCGCCTGCACAGCCCGCCGCCACCGCCCGAGCGGTGAGAAAAGGAGCCCCGAGATGTCGCGCCTCATCGTCGCCATCGTCGTCAGCCTCTGCAGCGCCGCCGCCTCGGTCCGCGCCGACACCGGGTCCTCGCTCGGCGACCGCGGTGGCGAGGGCTCCACCGCCTTCACCGGCCTGGCGCAGGCCCCGGAGGCGAACCTGTTCACCGGCTCGCTCACCACCGGCATCGCCCTGGAGGTGCCGCCGGGCCGCGGCGGCATGACGCCGCAGCTCCAGCTCCAGTATTCGAGCGGCGGCGGCGCCGGGGCGTTCGGCCACGGCTGGGACGTGCCGCTCGGCCGCATCGAGCGCAGCACGACCTGGGGGACGCCGCGCTGCAGCGGCGCGCATACCGACGAGTTCGTGCTCGTGCTGCCGTCCGGCGCCGCCGAGCTGGTGCGCGAGTCGCCCGGCAGCGCCTACTTCCGCCCCAAGGTGGAGGAGGCCTGGGTGCGCGCCGAGCTGCAGGCCGCCGACAACAGTTGGCGGGTCGTCGACCGCAGCGGACGCACCTACACCTTCGGCGACGTCGATTCGGCGCGCGTCGCCACCAGCACGCCGGCGACCCTCCTGGGTCAGACCGGAACGCGCTGCGATTTCACGGCGGTGTGGGCCCTGACCCGCATCGAGGATGCGAACGGCAATCGCATCGATCTCACCTGGAGCAAGGTGTTCAACACGCTGTATCCGGCGACGGTGCGCTGGGGCGCCAACGCCGCCGCCGCCGTGCCGCACCTGTACGTGGTGCGCTTCCTGCCCGAATGGCGGCCGCCGCTGGATCGCATGGTCAGCTACCGGCTCGGCGTCGAGGCGCGCCAGGTGTGGCGCATCTACGAGATCGACGTCGAGGTCGAGGCGCCGTCGCCGGGCGCGGCGGTGCGCCAGTACACGCTGCACTACGCCGACGACAACGGCGGCTATCAGTCGCTGCTGGCGGCGGTCGGGGCCACCGGCCGCCCGACGCAGCACTTCGTGTACACGCCGGGGACCGGCGGTCACCAGGCGACGACGACCGCGGTCACCCGGCCGCCCGGCGCCTACGATCGCCTGCGCGTCGCCAACGACAGCCTCGAGGTCTCGCAGAGCGTCCTCGACATGAACGGCGACGGCATCCTCGACCTGGTGCGCAGCGACACCGGGCCGGCGAACCAGTGGTCGGTCTATCGCGGCGTCGTCTCCGGCGGCGGATTCGGATTCGAGAACACGCCGATCGCCTGGCAGGCGCCGGGCAACTGGACGCACCTGCGCAACGTCGCGGTCAGCGGCTCCGCCGCCTGCCCGGTCGGTTGGGCGTGCACCCAGGCGGACACGCTCGATCTCACCGGCGATGGCATCCCGGATCACGTCGACGCCTCGAACCCGACGACCTGGGTGGTCAACCCGGGCCGCGGCGCGCCGCAGTGGGGATTCGGCCCGGCGGTCAACTGGCCGGCGCCGAATCTGCGCTACGTGCGTCGCAGCAAGGCCGGCGACACCTACCAGGACCTGGTCGACATGAACGGCGACGGCCTGCCGGATCTGGTGAGCAGTGGCAGCCCCGGGCAGAGCGAGCCGTTCAACTGGGCGGTGTATCTCAACACCGGTGCCGGCTTCGCGACGACGCCGCTGCCGGCCTGGCCGGCGCCGGTGGGCACGATCAGCGACCACGTGCCCAACGGCACCGGGCAGGCGCTGCTCGACTTCAACGGCGACGGTCTACCCGACGTCGTGCGCAGCGGCTATCCCGGCGCCGGCGCCTGGACCGATCCGCGCTGTCAGCTCTCGGACACCGCCCACGCGTCGTGCCTCGAGGTCTACCTCAACACCGGCCAGGGCTTCGCGTCGATGCAGCCGCCGATCCCGGTCCCGCCGGGCTTCGGGGTGCAGGAGATCGGCGAGAACGGCAACGTCGTGCAGGACCTGTTCGACGTCAACGGCGACGGGCTGCCCGACTGGATCTATCGCCGCTACAACGCCGTGACGTCGACGTTCGATCCGGAGTGGCGCGTCCTGCTGAACGTCGGCGGCACGCTCGAGGCGGTGACCTACGCCCCACAGACGTTTCTGCCGCCGCCCTATACCGAGGCCATCCCGGGGCGCGTGTGGCCCGGCGGCGGAGGCTATTTCCGGCGCACGCACGAGGCGGACACCTTCGTCGACATGGTGGACCTGAACGGCGACGGGCTGCTCGACCACGTGTCGACCGGCGCCGCCGGGTGGGCCGTGCGGCTGCACGCCGCCGCGCAACGACCGAACCTGCTGGCGGTGATGGAGAACGGGCTCGGGGGGACGAACACCATCGTCTATCGGCCGTCGACGGCCTACGACAATACCGGCGGCGACGGCGTGCCGGACCTGCCCTTCGTGCACTGGGTCGTCGAGCGGACCCGCCAGAGCGACGGCCTGTGCGCGCCGCCCGCCGGCGCCGATCCCTTTTCGCCGCTCGCCAATCCGTGCATCGACGCCGGGCACGAGCTGGTGACGTCGTTCCAGTACCAGGACGGCCGCTACGATCCGGTCGAGCGCGAATTCCGCGGCTTCCGCCGGGTCGTGCGCGCCACCAGCGAAGGCAGCGCGGCGGCGGCGTCGCTCGCCGTCACCCACTTCGCCCAGGACGCGCTGGTGAAGGGGCGGATCCTGCAAGTGGACACGTACGCCGGCGGCGACGTCCTGGTGCGCCGCGACCTCAATTCCTGGCTGACCCGCAGCGCCGGCACCGGCCGGTCGCAGATCTGGTTGAGTCGATCCGAGCGAGCCACCTTCGACCTCACGGCCGCCGTCCCGCTCTACCGTGCCACGCTCACCGATCCGCCCGACAGCTACGGCAACGTCACGCACCACTACAGCATCGGCCTCTTCGGCGCCGACCGCGTCGACACGTTCACCACCTACGCCACGCCGCAATCGGGCTCCCAGGTGCGCGACAAGCCATCGCAGGTGAAGGTCACCGACCCCGGGGGCGTGCTCGAGGAGAAGTGGTACTACTACGACAGCGCCCCGGACGGCCTTCCCAGCGGCAGCGTGACCGCGGGCAACCTCGTCCGCATCCGCGCCCGCCTCTCGCCCACGGTCGCCAACGGCCCGCAGACGCACCTGGCCTACGATGCCGCCGGCAACGTGCGCAGCACGACCGACGACAACGGCCACGTCACCACGACGGCCTACGACGCGTACCTGCTGTTCCCGCGCACGGTCACCAACCCGCTCGGCCACGTCACCACCACGACCGTCGACTACCGCTGGGGGCAGCCGCTGCGCATCGTCGATCCGAACGGCGCCGAGACCGCCTTCGCCTACGACACCGCCGGGCGGCTGATCTGCGCCGCGCGGCCGGGCGATTCGCTCGCCCAGTGCAGCACCCAGACCACCTACCACTTCGCGTCCGTGCCGGGGCAGATGTCGTGGATCGAGACCGCGGTGCGCCAGGACGCGCCCCATCCGCCGCTGCGCACGCGCCATCACTTCGACGCCCTCGGGCGGGCGCGCTACACCGACGCGTCGCGGGTGGTGGAGGGCCTGCCGACCACGGTGCGCAGCAACCACGTCGAGTACGACGCCGCCGGCCGCGTCGCCCGTGTCCACGACCCCTATCTCGCCAGCGCCGCGGCGCCGGACAACGGCACCACGATCTACGATTACCACCTGAACGGCGGGCCGCGGGTCGATCCGCTCGGCCGCCTGCACGCGCTGACCGGCAGCGACGGCGCGCAACGCCGCACCGACTACGCCGGCGCGCGCATGACCAGTTGGGACGAGGAGAACCAGCGCACCGAGTCCGACCTCGACAGCGCCGGCCGCACCGCCGAGCGCCGCAGCTACGACGGCAGCACCCTCGTCGCCCGGGTGCGTCAGACCTATGACGGGCTCGGGCGCGTGCTCGCCCTGACGCAGAACGACGTCACCCTGCGCACCTTCACCTACGATTCGCTGGGGCGGACGACGCTGGTGGCGAATGCCGATTCCGGCCTCTGGCGCTACGCCTACGACGGCGTCGGCAACCTGCGCTGGCAGGACGATCCGCGCCCCGGCCAGCACATCGAGACCTGCTACGACGCGCTCGATCGGCCGACCCGCGTCTGCCCGATCGCCAACGACGCGACGCAACTGCAGGCCTGCACCGCCACCTGCGCCTCGCCGGATGCCGTGACCTACACCTACGATCTCGCCTCGGTACCGGCCGGCACGGGCCGCCTGGCGCGCGTCGTCGATGGCTCCGGCAGCACCGATCTCCTCGCCTACGACGAGCGCGGGCGCCGGCTCGACGTGCGCCGCACCATCGTCGTCGACGGCATCGCGCGCGCGGCGCGCTTCCACTACCAGTACGACGCCAACGACCGGGTGAAAGGGATGGTCTACCCGGACAACGAGGTGGTGTACACCGAGTACGACGACGGCGGCCAGGCGATCGCGCTCTACAACGCCGGCGGCACGTTCTACGTCACCGACGCCCGTTACGATCTGCTCGGCCGGCCGACGCTGATCCAGCACGCGAACGGCGTCGCCGATACGCGCACCTACGGCACCGCCGCGCAGCGCCATCGCCTGCGCGCGCTGCGCAGCAGCGGGCCGGGCGGCGCGCTGCTCGACCTGCGCTACACGCAGTATTCGCCGCGCGGGCTCCTGCAGGCGGTGAGCGATCTGCGCGATCCGTCCGGCGTGCTCTCCAACAGCGCCGTCTTCGCCTACGACGGCCTCGGCCGCCTCACCAACGCAGACTACGCCCACGATCCGGCCGATCGCAGCTTCGCCTACGACGGGCTCGGCAACCTGACGCGCAACGGCGACCGCCTGCTGCGCTTCGACAACCCGGCGCGCCCGCACCAGATGACGAGCGTCGGCGTCGGCGCCGCCTCCACCGCCATCGGCCACGACGCCAACGGCAACCGCCTCGGCAAGAGCGGCCAGGGCTACGTCTACGACGCCTTCGACCGCCTGACCCGCATCGACGTCGGCGCCAACGCCGCCCGTTTCCTCTACGACCATGCCGGCCGCAAGGCGGCGACCATCCGCGAGGGGTCGCCGGCCTACGTCACCCGCTTCTACGATCAGTTGCTCGAGGTCGGCGCCGGCTTCGCGACCAAGTGGTACGCGCTCGGCGCCATCCGCGTCGCCTCCCAGGTCACGTCCTACACGGCGTGGGAGACCGCGGCGCTCGACCACGGGCCCATCTACGTCGCGACCTCCGGCCTCGCGGCCCCGCGCCTGCTGCTCGTCCTCGGTCGCGAGGCGCAGTGGGCGGCGGTGGCCGTCCTGCTGATCGCGACGACGGCGCTGTGGCTGGTGCCCGGCGGCCGGCGGCGCCCGGTGGCCGGCATCGTCGTCCGGCGCGGTCCGGCCATCGGCCTGGCGCTGCTCTGTGCCGTCGGCACGCTGCCGTGGCCGCTCGCCGTGGCGCCGCCGCCGGCGCTCGCCGGCGGCGGTGGCACCGGCACCACGATCTATCACTACCACCTCGACCACCTCGGCTCGACGCAGGTGGTGACCAATGCCAGCGGCGGGCTCCTCCAGCAGATCCGCTATCACCCGTACGGCGGCCTGCGCGGCCGCTGGACCGCCAGCGGGGCGTCGGTGGGGCCGGCGACCGATACCAGCCGCGAGTTCACCGGCTTCCACACCGACACGCTGTCCGGGCTCGAGTACGCCGGGGCGCGCTTCTACGATCCCGAGCTCGGCTCGTTCCTCACCCACGACGCGCGCGGCCAGTTCGCCAGCCCGTACAGCTATGGCGGCGGCGATCCCGTCAACTGGACCGATCCCGACGGCCACTTCTTCCTCGAGTTGCTCGGGGTCATCCTCGCCAGCGCCTTCGCATCGGCGGCCATCAACACGGTGATCGCCGCCGCGCAGGGTCTGCCGCTCAACGCCATCGGCAAGGCGGCGGTGGGCGGCGCCATCGCCGGCGCCGTCGGCGCCGGCATCGGGGTGGTCGCCGCCGCCGGCGCGATCGGCGCCGGGGCGCTCGCCGGCACGTTGTCGGTGTCGATGGACGCCGCGCAGCAGCAACTGGTGAGCGTCGCCGTCCGCTCCGCCTTCAGCACCACCTTCGCCAACACCGCCGGTCAGAGCGCCGCCGCCGCCGGCGCGCCGGGGCCGCTCGTCACCGCGATCTCGATCGTGGTGGGGTACGCCGCCTCGTACGGCTTCGACCAGGCCTGGGGAGACAAATTCGGCGGCGCCATCACCCGCGACGGCGGCGGCCAGACCGGTTCCGGCACCTGCAGCAACACCACCGACCACACCAACATCACGGCCATGGCCGCCGAGGACGCGGGCTTCAGCAAAGCCGAGGCGGGTTGGATCACCGAGGGCAACCTCATGCGCGATCGCAATCTGTGGAACAACCAGGATCACTTCGA
It includes:
- a CDS encoding VCBS repeat-containing protein — its product is MSRLIVAIVVSLCSAAASVRADTGSSLGDRGGEGSTAFTGLAQAPEANLFTGSLTTGIALEVPPGRGGMTPQLQLQYSSGGGAGAFGHGWDVPLGRIERSTTWGTPRCSGAHTDEFVLVLPSGAAELVRESPGSAYFRPKVEEAWVRAELQAADNSWRVVDRSGRTYTFGDVDSARVATSTPATLLGQTGTRCDFTAVWALTRIEDANGNRIDLTWSKVFNTLYPATVRWGANAAAAVPHLYVVRFLPEWRPPLDRMVSYRLGVEARQVWRIYEIDVEVEAPSPGAAVRQYTLHYADDNGGYQSLLAAVGATGRPTQHFVYTPGTGGHQATTTAVTRPPGAYDRLRVANDSLEVSQSVLDMNGDGILDLVRSDTGPANQWSVYRGVVSGGGFGFENTPIAWQAPGNWTHLRNVAVSGSAACPVGWACTQADTLDLTGDGIPDHVDASNPTTWVVNPGRGAPQWGFGPAVNWPAPNLRYVRRSKAGDTYQDLVDMNGDGLPDLVSSGSPGQSEPFNWAVYLNTGAGFATTPLPAWPAPVGTISDHVPNGTGQALLDFNGDGLPDVVRSGYPGAGAWTDPRCQLSDTAHASCLEVYLNTGQGFASMQPPIPVPPGFGVQEIGENGNVVQDLFDVNGDGLPDWIYRRYNAVTSTFDPEWRVLLNVGGTLEAVTYAPQTFLPPPYTEAIPGRVWPGGGGYFRRTHEADTFVDMVDLNGDGLLDHVSTGAAGWAVRLHAAAQRPNLLAVMENGLGGTNTIVYRPSTAYDNTGGDGVPDLPFVHWVVERTRQSDGLCAPPAGADPFSPLANPCIDAGHELVTSFQYQDGRYDPVEREFRGFRRVVRATSEGSAAAASLAVTHFAQDALVKGRILQVDTYAGGDVLVRRDLNSWLTRSAGTGRSQIWLSRSERATFDLTAAVPLYRATLTDPPDSYGNVTHHYSIGLFGADRVDTFTTYATPQSGSQVRDKPSQVKVTDPGGVLEEKWYYYDSAPDGLPSGSVTAGNLVRIRARLSPTVANGPQTHLAYDAAGNVRSTTDDNGHVTTTAYDAYLLFPRTVTNPLGHVTTTTVDYRWGQPLRIVDPNGAETAFAYDTAGRLICAARPGDSLAQCSTQTTYHFASVPGQMSWIETAVRQDAPHPPLRTRHHFDALGRARYTDASRVVEGLPTTVRSNHVEYDAAGRVARVHDPYLASAAAPDNGTTIYDYHLNGGPRVDPLGRLHALTGSDGAQRRTDYAGARMTSWDEENQRTESDLDSAGRTAERRSYDGSTLVARVRQTYDGLGRVLALTQNDVTLRTFTYDSLGRTTLVANADSGLWRYAYDGVGNLRWQDDPRPGQHIETCYDALDRPTRVCPIANDATQLQACTATCASPDAVTYTYDLASVPAGTGRLARVVDGSGSTDLLAYDERGRRLDVRRTIVVDGIARAARFHYQYDANDRVKGMVYPDNEVVYTEYDDGGQAIALYNAGGTFYVTDARYDLLGRPTLIQHANGVADTRTYGTAAQRHRLRALRSSGPGGALLDLRYTQYSPRGLLQAVSDLRDPSGVLSNSAVFAYDGLGRLTNADYAHDPADRSFAYDGLGNLTRNGDRLLRFDNPARPHQMTSVGVGAASTAIGHDANGNRLGKSGQGYVYDAFDRLTRIDVGANAARFLYDHAGRKAATIREGSPAYVTRFYDQLLEVGAGFATKWYALGAIRVASQVTSYTAWETAALDHGPIYVATSGLAAPRLLLVLGREAQWAAVAVLLIATTALWLVPGGRRRPVAGIVVRRGPAIGLALLCAVGTLPWPLAVAPPPALAGGGGTGTTIYHYHLDHLGSTQVVTNASGGLLQQIRYHPYGGLRGRWTASGASVGPATDTSREFTGFHTDTLSGLEYAGARFYDPELGSFLTHDARGQFASPYSYGGGDPVNWTDPDGHFFLELLGVILASAFASAAINTVIAAAQGLPLNAIGKAAVGGAIAGAVGAGIGVVAAAGAIGAGALAGTLSVSMDAAQQQLVSVAVRSAFSTTFANTAGQSAAAAGAPGPLVTAISIVVGYAASYGFDQAWGDKFGGAITRDGGGQTGSGTCSNTTDHTNITAMAAEDAGFSKAEAGWITEGNLMRDRNLWNNQDHFDFLARDTAGQLKGEATSVNWSAPDGREAFLRTVGGATHHIQDPYALGHTLPGTSALRGPVAAPLRFLIHNAVGGEISFRQASYDATLRYLREVRGTLPGIS